CGCCGCGCCAGGGCTCGACCCGCGCTGACCACGCGCCGCGCCGGACCATGACGTTGAGGTCGCGGATCGGGCCGGCGGTCAGGCGGGCGATGACGCGGGCCTCGCCTGGAAACGCGAACGGCGCGCCGGTTTGGAGGAGCGTTTCCTGGCCCTCGAGCTCCAGGACCAGGCCCTCGCCGTCGATCACCGTCAGCACCCGGTCCACGTCCGGAAAGGCCGAGAACGGCCCGTCGGCGGCGACGTCGGCCAGGCTGACCCGCCAGTCGAAATCGTCCATCCCCGCGCCGGGCGGCCAAGCGGCGACCTCCCGCGTGACGCCGCCGCCGTTCTTCCACGGCGTGGCGACCCGGTCGGCGGCGCGGAGAATTTGCATCTCTTAAACCCGCTCATCCCGGCGAACGCCGGGACCCAGATGGAATGGCTTCGAGGCTGACGCCAATAGCTCTGCGCTTTTCCAACCCGCCACACCGCCATGGGATCTGGGTCCCGGCGTTCGCCGG
The window above is part of the Caulobacter soli genome. Proteins encoded here:
- a CDS encoding HutD/Ves family protein, whose amino-acid sequence is MQILRAADRVATPWKNGGGVTREVAAWPPGAGMDDFDWRVSLADVAADGPFSAFPDVDRVLTVIDGEGLVLELEGQETLLQTGAPFAFPGEARVIARLTAGPIRDLNVMVRRGAWSARVEPWRGEPLATSDGPSLVVLLEDAEDFAALDVVLLDANETVTLDLPPTTRALTVALRAISPTIG